The following proteins are co-located in the Paenibacillus sp. FSL H8-0079 genome:
- a CDS encoding DUF4097 family beta strand repeat-containing protein — protein sequence MNRKVRVGRYTAAALIIAVGVLLILDKRWGTDYVYEMVDWWPFLLVVLGVEYIVLFLWTRRRKKVQSNNPGNPDEPIKVRFRPDAKGILTSLILAASVFIVTEQDHYMHLWNRVSLNLGAASMDYSQAAGYMEDKGTIRVPVGMDTSDLVVEGVNGDISVQRGDTEEIEVRTVIWVDQTTEVQAKAVADASFVETDGTKVIHIKATGKTYGENEKTQPRMNITITIPDDRRFNLDIRTSNGAILLNRPEAISTIFAETGNGRIRITNAVGDISGKTLNGDVIVANAIGNVDLDSNRGDMKARGVSGDVELTTQVGSISIADSVGEFTAETRNGNITLDGANLGIKAQSLNGSINIVSAKVGGDWDVYSAVGAINVLLPDRGDYSLAGSSSYGDLITDLPFKVQNKTIEGQLGEGEYRVKIEGNSDLTIQSNPAVSTPEIVTPESEDEAENLEQTTEDEANSQEDSTEVP from the coding sequence ATGAACCGTAAAGTCCGGGTTGGCCGCTATACGGCTGCCGCCTTAATCATAGCGGTCGGTGTGCTGTTGATTTTGGATAAACGGTGGGGAACTGACTATGTATATGAGATGGTGGACTGGTGGCCATTTTTGCTCGTTGTTTTAGGCGTGGAATATATTGTGCTGTTCCTGTGGACACGCAGAAGAAAAAAGGTGCAATCGAATAATCCAGGTAATCCTGATGAACCAATAAAAGTACGTTTCAGACCCGATGCGAAAGGTATTCTGACCTCATTGATTTTGGCGGCTTCTGTATTTATTGTTACTGAGCAGGATCACTACATGCACTTATGGAATAGAGTGAGTCTAAATCTCGGAGCGGCTTCCATGGACTACAGTCAAGCTGCAGGATATATGGAGGATAAGGGCACGATTCGTGTTCCTGTTGGTATGGATACGTCAGATCTTGTGGTCGAAGGTGTGAACGGGGATATCTCGGTGCAACGGGGAGACACGGAGGAGATTGAAGTACGAACAGTTATCTGGGTAGATCAGACGACGGAAGTACAGGCGAAGGCCGTAGCAGATGCCTCTTTTGTGGAGACCGATGGTACGAAAGTAATTCATATCAAAGCTACAGGCAAGACGTATGGAGAAAATGAAAAAACGCAGCCACGGATGAATATCACCATAACGATTCCGGATGATCGTCGCTTTAATCTGGATATTCGAACTTCCAATGGGGCCATATTGTTAAACCGTCCGGAAGCCATTAGTACCATATTTGCCGAAACGGGTAACGGACGGATCCGGATTACCAATGCCGTTGGAGATATTTCGGGCAAAACGTTAAACGGAGATGTCATCGTAGCTAATGCCATTGGTAATGTAGACCTTGATAGTAACCGTGGAGACATGAAAGCCCGCGGCGTTTCCGGTGATGTCGAACTGACCACACAAGTGGGAAGTATCAGTATTGCAGACTCTGTTGGCGAATTCACGGCAGAGACACGTAACGGCAATATTACGCTGGATGGTGCCAACCTGGGAATCAAGGCTCAATCGCTCAATGGCAGTATTAACATCGTATCTGCCAAAGTCGGAGGTGACTGGGATGTTTACAGTGCTGTAGGTGCCATTAACGTGCTACTGCCTGATCGGGGCGACTACAGTCTTGCTGGTTCCAGCAGTTATGGAGATTTAATCACGGATTTGCCTTTCAAAGTACAGAATAAAACGATAGAAGGCCAGCTCGGTGAGGGCGAGTACAGGGTGAAAATTGAAGGCAACAGTGATCTCACCATTCAGAGCAACCCGGCCGTGTCTACGCCTGAAATAGTTACACCGGAGTCTGAAGATGAAGCTGAGAATCTGGAACAGACAACCGAAGACGAAGCAAATTCCCAGGAGGATTCTACAGAGGTTCCTTGA
- a CDS encoding MBL fold metallo-hydrolase, giving the protein MLNIRTFTLGPLQTNAYLLQGDDPGKAVIIDPGMNPGPLLKAIQDLEIEAILLTHAHFDHMGGVDEIRKLKGCPVYLHDLESDWLTTPKLNGSLNWPQATPPLSTDPAEYAMDEGQKLNLIGHTFKVFHTPGHSPGSVSLLCDNDLFAGDVLFRMGVGRTDLTGGRERDLIDSIQNKLYTFADDVKVYPGHGPKTTIGYEKQNNPYVSAR; this is encoded by the coding sequence ATGCTTAACATTCGCACGTTTACACTTGGCCCGCTTCAAACCAATGCGTATCTCCTACAAGGAGATGACCCGGGTAAAGCTGTCATTATTGATCCGGGCATGAATCCAGGGCCGCTACTTAAGGCGATTCAAGACTTGGAGATCGAAGCCATTCTCCTGACTCATGCTCACTTTGATCATATGGGTGGGGTAGATGAGATCCGTAAATTGAAGGGATGTCCCGTTTATCTTCATGATTTGGAGAGTGACTGGCTGACAACCCCGAAATTAAATGGATCTTTGAATTGGCCGCAGGCGACACCACCGCTTTCGACAGATCCTGCTGAATATGCCATGGACGAAGGGCAGAAGCTGAATCTGATTGGACATACGTTTAAAGTGTTCCATACACCTGGACATTCACCAGGCAGTGTAAGTTTGCTTTGTGATAACGATCTGTTTGCCGGTGATGTGCTGTTCCGCATGGGTGTGGGCAGAACGGACCTGACAGGAGGGCGTGAACGGGATCTGATTGATTCGATCCAGAACAAGCTTTACACCTTTGCTGATGACGTGAAAGTGTATCCAGGTCATGGCCCCAAAACGACTATTGGTTATGAGAAACAGAACAATCCTTACGTGTCCGCAAGATAA
- a CDS encoding DedA family protein, whose amino-acid sequence MDFIHNLVGQLFDWIQSLGYFGIMLGLMMEVIPSEIVLAYGGFLVSQGNINFFGAMIFGTIGGVIAQLFIYWIGRYGGRPVLERYGKYILIQKKHIDHSEEWFRKYGTGVIFTARFVPVVRHAISIPAGITKMHAGKFILLTTLAVIPWTALFIYLGMILGDQWKHIDEKAAPYVMPILLVALALMIVYVLIKWMNARKKKGSV is encoded by the coding sequence ATGGACTTTATTCATAACCTTGTCGGCCAATTGTTTGATTGGATTCAAAGTCTTGGTTACTTTGGAATCATGCTTGGATTAATGATGGAAGTCATCCCGAGCGAAATTGTGCTGGCGTATGGAGGTTTTCTCGTTTCACAAGGTAATATCAACTTCTTCGGTGCTATGATTTTCGGAACAATCGGCGGTGTGATTGCCCAATTATTTATTTACTGGATTGGCCGTTATGGCGGCAGACCTGTGCTTGAACGCTACGGTAAATACATACTCATCCAGAAAAAACACATCGACCATTCCGAAGAGTGGTTCCGCAAGTATGGTACAGGTGTCATTTTCACGGCGCGTTTTGTTCCAGTGGTAAGACATGCAATCTCCATCCCGGCTGGCATCACGAAAATGCACGCAGGCAAATTCATCTTGCTTACTACACTCGCTGTTATACCTTGGACTGCATTGTTTATATATTTAGGGATGATTCTTGGAGATCAATGGAAGCATATTGATGAGAAAGCGGCACCATATGTTATGCCTATTTTGCTGGTCGCTCTCGCCCTTATGATCGTTTATGTACTTATTAAATGGATGAATGCTCGTAAAAAGAAAGGAAGTGTCTAG
- the gatC gene encoding Asp-tRNA(Asn)/Glu-tRNA(Gln) amidotransferase subunit GatC, with protein MSISNNDVQHVAKLARLNLTAEEEQTLTGQLNAILKYAEKLNELDTEDIEPTTHVLHVSNVMRDDETKESLSIEQVMRNAPEEEDGQFKVPAVME; from the coding sequence ATGAGTATTTCGAATAATGACGTTCAGCATGTGGCCAAGCTGGCCCGGCTCAACTTGACTGCTGAAGAAGAACAGACCCTGACAGGTCAGCTGAACGCGATTTTAAAATATGCAGAAAAGCTGAATGAGCTGGATACAGAAGACATCGAGCCCACCACTCACGTTCTGCACGTAAGCAATGTCATGCGTGATGATGAGACCAAAGAAAGCCTGTCGATTGAACAGGTGATGCGCAATGCACCGGAAGAAGAAGACGGGCAGTTTAAAGTGCCTGCTGTAATGGAATAA
- a CDS encoding GNAT family N-acetyltransferase: MNIQPLSLSDLETLGQLWRLQHVAYRLEAEIIGFQEIPPLMDTMETLRDCGESFYGCIHDDGELIGAVAVAEEEENALTITRMMVHPDHFRKGIAASLMTYVLEQHADLPRYIVSTGTLNQPAVNLYTQFGFKPVEVTQIAPGVELTTFHKNKL; the protein is encoded by the coding sequence ATGAACATTCAACCATTGTCACTAAGTGATCTGGAGACGTTGGGACAGTTATGGAGACTTCAACATGTTGCCTATCGATTGGAAGCCGAGATCATCGGATTTCAGGAAATTCCTCCTTTGATGGATACGATGGAGACACTTCGGGATTGTGGAGAGAGCTTTTATGGTTGTATCCATGATGACGGGGAGCTTATCGGGGCTGTCGCTGTAGCAGAGGAAGAGGAGAACGCACTGACCATTACACGAATGATGGTGCACCCGGATCACTTTCGCAAGGGAATTGCTGCATCTTTGATGACGTATGTGTTGGAACAGCATGCGGATCTTCCACGCTATATCGTCTCCACAGGAACGCTGAATCAACCCGCTGTGAATCTGTATACCCAATTCGGTTTTAAGCCCGTGGAAGTCACACAGATTGCACCTGGAGTGGAATTAACGACTTTTCACAAGAATAAACTTTAA
- the gatA gene encoding Asp-tRNA(Asn)/Glu-tRNA(Gln) amidotransferase subunit GatA gives MSLFEQSLPELHNKLHAKELSVSDLVDQAYQNIGAHDDKVKAYLALDEEQARARARQLDDRLVSGEEKGLLFGLPVGIKDNIVTNGLRTTCGSQFLRNFDPVYDATVVEKLKAADTVTIGKLNMDEFAMGGSNENSSFSPVRNPWALDRVPGGSSGGSAAAVAAGEAYFTLGSDTGGSIRQPASYCGVVGLKPTYGLVSRFGLVAFASSLDQIGPLTKNVEDSAYVLQAIAGYDAKDSTSAKVEIPDYLSGLTGDVKGLRIAVPKEYIGEGVDPQVKETVLSALKVLEGLGATWEEVSLPHTEYAVATYYLLASSEASSNLARFDGVRYGVRADNPDNLLDLYHQSRSQGFGPEVKRRIMLGTYALSSGYYDAYYLKAQKVRTLIKQDFDNVFAKYDVIIGPTAPTTAFKLGSQVDDPLTMYLNDILTIPVNLAGVPAVSIPCGFSDGLPVGLQIIGKAFDETTVLRVAHAFEQNTEFHKQRPQL, from the coding sequence GTGAGTTTATTTGAACAATCGTTGCCTGAGTTACATAACAAGCTGCATGCCAAAGAGCTGTCGGTCAGCGATCTGGTGGATCAGGCGTATCAGAACATTGGCGCGCATGACGATAAAGTTAAGGCGTATTTGGCACTGGATGAAGAACAAGCACGCGCTCGTGCACGTCAACTGGATGACCGTCTGGTTAGCGGCGAGGAGAAAGGTTTGCTTTTCGGCTTGCCTGTAGGTATCAAGGATAACATCGTTACAAACGGACTGCGCACGACGTGTGGTAGCCAGTTTCTTCGTAATTTCGACCCGGTGTATGATGCGACAGTTGTCGAGAAATTGAAAGCCGCGGACACCGTAACTATTGGTAAACTCAACATGGACGAATTCGCCATGGGCGGTTCCAATGAGAATTCAAGCTTCTCCCCTGTACGAAATCCATGGGCACTGGATCGTGTTCCAGGAGGCTCCAGTGGTGGTTCTGCAGCGGCTGTGGCTGCGGGAGAAGCATACTTCACGCTCGGATCAGATACAGGTGGCTCCATCAGACAGCCTGCTTCGTATTGTGGTGTTGTAGGATTGAAGCCGACATATGGACTGGTTTCCCGCTTTGGTTTGGTGGCATTTGCCTCATCCCTGGATCAGATTGGACCTTTGACGAAAAATGTTGAAGATTCTGCTTATGTTTTGCAAGCCATTGCTGGATATGACGCCAAAGATTCGACATCTGCAAAAGTAGAGATTCCGGATTATTTGAGCGGACTGACAGGTGATGTCAAAGGGCTTCGCATTGCCGTTCCGAAAGAATACATCGGTGAAGGCGTAGATCCACAAGTGAAAGAGACAGTACTGTCTGCATTGAAAGTTCTTGAAGGGCTCGGGGCAACATGGGAAGAAGTATCCCTTCCGCATACCGAATATGCAGTGGCTACGTATTACCTGCTTGCCTCTTCAGAGGCTTCTTCCAACTTGGCTAGATTTGATGGTGTACGTTATGGCGTGCGTGCTGACAATCCGGATAACTTGCTGGATCTGTACCATCAGTCTCGCAGCCAAGGCTTTGGTCCCGAAGTGAAACGACGTATCATGCTCGGAACGTATGCACTCAGCTCGGGTTACTATGATGCCTATTATCTGAAAGCACAGAAAGTACGTACATTGATCAAACAGGATTTCGACAATGTATTTGCCAAATATGATGTGATTATCGGACCAACTGCGCCAACTACAGCGTTCAAACTGGGTTCACAGGTGGATGATCCACTTACGATGTATCTGAACGATATTTTGACGATTCCCGTTAACCTGGCTGGTGTACCTGCTGTTAGCATACCATGCGGATTCTCGGATGGATTACCTGTTGGCCTGCAGATTATCGGTAAAGCCTTTGATGAAACAACCGTATTGCGTGTAGCGCATGCGTTTGAACAAAATACAGAATTCCATAAGCAGCGTCCGCAGCTGTAG
- the gatB gene encoding Asp-tRNA(Asn)/Glu-tRNA(Gln) amidotransferase subunit GatB has translation MSASKYETVVGLEVHVELHTNSKIFCGCSTAFGAPPNTHTCPVCLGHPGVLPVLNRQAVDYAMKAAMALNCTIADVSKFDRKNYFYPDSPKAYQISQFDQPIGENGWIDIEVNGETKRIGITRLHLEEDAGKLTHIDGGYASLVDFNRVGTPLVEIVSEPEISSPEEARAYLEKMRAIMQYCDVSDVKMEEGSLRCDANISLRPHGQEKLGTRAELKNMNSFRGVQRGLEYEQYRQAEILDDGGEVVQETRRWDEAQGKTLSMRGKEQAHDYRYFPDPDLVNLHIDEAWKERIRATIPELPDERKARYTADYGLPSYDAEVITSSKAVADLFEDSLKYTQDAKSVSNWIMGDLLGYLNTSNLEVTQVPLTGQGLGEMIGLLEKGTINSKIAKTVFKEMLESGKLPQQIVEEKGLVQISDEGAILAIVEQVVANNPQSVEDYKAGKQKAIGFLVGQVMKESKGKANPALANQLLADVLNR, from the coding sequence ATGTCCGCATCTAAATATGAAACGGTCGTTGGACTTGAAGTCCACGTGGAGTTGCATACGAACTCCAAAATTTTCTGTGGCTGCTCCACAGCTTTTGGAGCTCCGCCGAACACGCATACCTGCCCAGTCTGTCTCGGACATCCAGGCGTACTGCCTGTACTGAATCGTCAGGCGGTAGACTACGCAATGAAGGCAGCGATGGCCCTGAATTGTACGATCGCTGATGTCAGCAAGTTTGACCGTAAAAACTACTTTTACCCCGATTCACCAAAGGCCTACCAGATCTCGCAATTCGATCAACCGATTGGTGAGAACGGCTGGATTGATATTGAAGTGAATGGTGAAACGAAACGAATCGGCATCACGCGTCTTCACTTGGAGGAAGATGCAGGGAAGCTCACGCATATCGATGGCGGATACGCTTCTTTGGTGGACTTTAACCGTGTCGGTACGCCACTCGTTGAGATTGTATCCGAACCTGAGATTTCTTCTCCGGAAGAGGCGCGTGCGTATCTTGAAAAAATGCGTGCGATCATGCAGTACTGTGATGTGTCGGACGTGAAGATGGAAGAAGGATCACTGCGTTGTGACGCCAACATCAGTTTGCGTCCACATGGACAGGAGAAGCTGGGAACAAGAGCCGAGCTGAAGAACATGAACTCCTTCCGTGGTGTTCAGCGTGGTCTGGAATATGAACAATATCGTCAGGCTGAAATTCTGGATGATGGCGGTGAAGTGGTTCAGGAGACGCGTCGTTGGGACGAAGCTCAAGGGAAAACACTGTCGATGCGTGGCAAGGAACAAGCGCATGACTATCGTTATTTCCCGGACCCGGATCTGGTGAATTTGCATATTGACGAAGCCTGGAAAGAGCGGATCAGAGCTACCATACCTGAGCTTCCAGACGAGCGCAAGGCACGTTATACGGCTGATTATGGATTGCCTAGCTATGATGCAGAGGTTATTACCTCCTCCAAAGCTGTGGCAGATCTTTTTGAAGATAGTCTGAAATACACTCAGGATGCGAAGTCCGTATCCAACTGGATCATGGGCGACTTGCTGGGGTACCTGAATACGAGCAACCTTGAAGTGACTCAAGTTCCACTGACAGGTCAAGGCTTGGGTGAGATGATTGGCTTGCTTGAGAAGGGCACAATCAACAGCAAAATCGCCAAAACGGTATTCAAGGAAATGCTGGAGAGCGGCAAGCTTCCACAGCAGATCGTTGAAGAGAAGGGTCTTGTGCAGATTAGTGATGAAGGTGCCATTCTTGCCATTGTTGAGCAGGTTGTGGCGAATAATCCTCAATCGGTGGAAGACTATAAAGCCGGTAAACAGAAAGCTATTGGCTTCCTCGTAGGTCAGGTTATGAAAGAAAGCAAAGGCAAGGCGAATCCCGCCCTGGCCAACCAACTGCTTGCAGATGTACTGAACCGCTAA
- a CDS encoding thioredoxin family protein produces MGKPNLSHKFGKGLPPKDFIESMTKNQSEFQANYDSFTWSNEEDREFFESLNHRDDLRVLILAADWCGDVVRNIPVVFQALEISGIPTEVLIMENHPEVMDEFLTMGGRSVPVVIFADTGGHVLGQWGPRPQHVQEVMIEFKRLNPDREAADYQENLAVARQEIGKRYGEGTESHATIIRELRELISGY; encoded by the coding sequence ATGGGTAAACCCAACTTGTCTCACAAATTCGGTAAAGGTCTGCCACCGAAAGATTTTATCGAGAGTATGACCAAGAACCAAAGTGAATTCCAGGCCAACTATGATAGCTTTACTTGGTCGAACGAAGAGGATCGTGAGTTCTTTGAGAGCCTGAACCATCGGGATGATCTGCGTGTGTTAATTCTGGCTGCGGACTGGTGCGGAGATGTTGTCCGTAATATTCCGGTTGTGTTCCAGGCGCTTGAAATCTCAGGAATCCCAACAGAGGTTCTGATTATGGAAAACCATCCAGAAGTGATGGATGAGTTCCTGACGATGGGTGGCCGTTCCGTGCCAGTCGTTATTTTCGCAGATACAGGTGGTCATGTATTGGGTCAGTGGGGACCTCGTCCGCAGCATGTACAGGAAGTTATGATTGAATTCAAACGCCTTAATCCGGATCGTGAAGCAGCCGATTATCAAGAAAATTTGGCTGTAGCGCGTCAAGAGATAGGTAAACGTTATGGGGAAGGAACGGAGTCACATGCAACCATTATCCGTGAGTTGCGTGAACTGATTTCGGGTTACTAA
- a CDS encoding dehydrogenase, producing MSHKSIPGSPPVKHTQSGQNLPSARGIRRACSKELYRTAKRLKVYVSPERMKQAEECYYGKVITNLLWIGENRDNRKKLCEWWNTDVSAEIAALWEVDVEPLKDAFQHAFGGYRL from the coding sequence ATGTCACACAAGTCAATACCCGGTTCTCCACCGGTCAAACATACGCAATCTGGTCAAAACCTTCCTTCCGCCAGGGGGATTCGCAGAGCATGCAGCAAGGAACTGTATCGAACAGCCAAACGGCTGAAAGTGTATGTCTCCCCCGAACGGATGAAGCAGGCGGAAGAATGTTATTACGGTAAGGTGATTACGAATCTGCTCTGGATCGGAGAGAATCGCGACAACCGCAAAAAATTATGTGAGTGGTGGAACACGGATGTCAGTGCAGAGATCGCTGCGCTATGGGAAGTGGATGTTGAGCCATTAAAAGATGCGTTTCAGCATGCATTTGGCGGGTATCGTCTGTAA
- a CDS encoding glycosyl hydrolase family 18 protein, producing the protein MGRKSRYTGQKRRSFWPGFLGVCLIAGGAYWLITNVWLNQTHEDPDWVGRNQPIFVDGQLMDGDASGTGDQLKLPVKVLQEAIDAGIRYEPESGDIIIASPQRVLHMKEGSTQAELNHKDYPMTVKPEVKDGEAYIPLKPLKEVYGIAIQEDSVTGAVLLMRGGDMIQYAEIDTLSSKADKTVPLYKRGGESSPIIADMEKNARVRVWQTGEEQSFVQLDNGYAGYVGNDYIALTEKKKVDIPKYTLTAAEKKWQNKPVNLVWEAVYNRQPDVGSIGKMPGVNVVSPTWFHITDGQGTVKSKGNQAYVNWAHRSGMEVWGLMDNSFDPDITKEAVASYETRTHIIEQMLEYAQTYQLDGINIDFENVYTDDGPNITQFVREIKAMARIHGLMLSIDVTPKSNSEMWSAFLDRRALGSFADYVIVMAYDEHWAASPKAGSVASLPWTEASMRRILEEDEVPSNKLIMAVPLYTRIWTEETNDQGEVKVSSKAVGMNTIVDLIQEKKLKPELDQASGQNYVEYEEDGATKKIWIEDAVSLQARVDLIASLKLGGVAAWNRSFANASAWEILKQAGYQK; encoded by the coding sequence TTGGGTAGAAAAAGCAGATATACAGGTCAGAAGCGACGTTCATTTTGGCCCGGTTTTCTCGGGGTTTGTCTGATCGCTGGGGGTGCTTACTGGCTTATAACGAATGTATGGTTGAATCAGACTCATGAAGACCCCGATTGGGTAGGGAGAAACCAGCCTATTTTTGTGGATGGGCAACTGATGGACGGAGATGCTTCGGGTACAGGAGATCAACTCAAGTTACCTGTGAAGGTGCTGCAAGAGGCGATTGATGCGGGCATACGTTATGAACCAGAGTCGGGAGATATCATTATTGCCTCCCCTCAGCGAGTTCTTCATATGAAAGAGGGTAGCACACAAGCAGAACTGAATCATAAAGATTATCCTATGACGGTTAAGCCAGAGGTTAAGGATGGAGAAGCATACATTCCGCTCAAACCTTTGAAGGAAGTATACGGCATAGCTATACAGGAAGATTCGGTAACAGGTGCTGTGCTGCTGATGCGCGGAGGAGACATGATACAGTATGCAGAGATTGATACGTTATCATCCAAAGCGGACAAAACGGTGCCGTTATATAAACGTGGGGGAGAATCCTCACCAATCATTGCCGATATGGAAAAGAATGCCCGAGTACGTGTATGGCAGACGGGGGAAGAACAGAGTTTTGTTCAACTCGATAATGGATATGCCGGATACGTAGGTAATGATTATATTGCGCTCACCGAGAAAAAGAAGGTGGACATACCCAAGTATACGCTGACTGCAGCAGAGAAGAAGTGGCAGAATAAACCGGTAAACCTGGTTTGGGAAGCCGTGTATAATCGTCAGCCTGATGTGGGCTCTATCGGTAAAATGCCTGGTGTGAATGTGGTTAGCCCCACATGGTTTCATATTACGGATGGACAGGGCACTGTGAAAAGCAAGGGAAACCAAGCTTATGTGAACTGGGCCCACCGTTCCGGTATGGAAGTATGGGGACTTATGGATAACAGCTTTGACCCGGACATTACCAAAGAAGCCGTAGCTTCTTATGAGACACGAACTCATATTATCGAGCAGATGTTAGAGTATGCACAGACGTATCAGTTGGACGGTATCAACATCGACTTTGAGAACGTGTATACAGATGACGGGCCGAATATTACGCAATTTGTGCGTGAGATCAAGGCGATGGCACGCATACATGGATTGATGTTATCAATCGATGTAACACCAAAATCCAACAGTGAGATGTGGTCTGCCTTTCTGGATCGCCGTGCATTAGGTTCTTTTGCAGACTATGTTATTGTGATGGCCTATGATGAACATTGGGCGGCTAGTCCCAAGGCGGGTTCGGTAGCGTCCCTTCCATGGACTGAGGCTTCCATGAGACGCATACTTGAGGAGGATGAAGTACCTTCTAACAAGTTGATCATGGCTGTTCCACTCTATACCCGGATCTGGACGGAAGAGACGAACGATCAAGGGGAGGTTAAGGTGTCTTCCAAAGCGGTAGGCATGAATACCATTGTAGATCTGATTCAAGAAAAGAAACTCAAACCCGAACTGGATCAGGCAAGTGGACAGAACTACGTGGAATATGAAGAAGACGGAGCTACCAA
- the perR gene encoding peroxide-responsive transcriptional repressor PerR, translating into MATRVQHALEHLKTTGVRITPQRHAILNYLMESMGHPTADEIYRALEPQFPSMSVATVYNNLKMFLEAGMVRELTYGDNSSRFDANVTDHYHVICDQCGKIEDFSYPSLKSVELQAESSTGFEVHGHRLEVYGVCKSCRD; encoded by the coding sequence ATGGCAACACGTGTCCAACATGCGTTGGAGCATCTGAAAACGACTGGTGTCCGTATTACACCCCAGCGTCATGCCATATTGAACTATCTGATGGAATCCATGGGGCATCCGACAGCCGATGAAATTTACCGAGCCCTTGAACCCCAATTTCCCAGTATGAGCGTGGCGACGGTATATAACAATTTGAAGATGTTTCTGGAAGCTGGCATGGTCCGGGAATTGACATACGGAGATAATTCAAGCCGCTTCGATGCCAATGTGACGGATCATTATCATGTTATCTGTGATCAATGCGGCAAGATTGAAGACTTCAGCTATCCTTCACTCAAAAGTGTAGAGCTTCAAGCGGAATCTAGTACGGGTTTTGAAGTACACGGTCACCGATTGGAAGTATATGGCGTTTGTAAAAGTTGCAGGGATTAA
- a CDS encoding MgtC/SapB family protein: MGDPWFIDEWHILLRLLLAMLLGGLVGLERERSNHAAGLRTHILVCLGSALIMMLSVYGFKDFANELNVRIDPARLATAVITGVGFLGAGTILFTGKSITGLTTAASIWVVAAIGLAAGAGFFFASIVSTVLVLLNLWVFNKLELRYLRGNKLHVVTLHTLSEPGFLEQLSSCMEQEKIKIRKITVNEQDLAYAEMISVERKIEIVLHVQVPHDFKTVGLVSKLRQWEHVTKVSIE; this comes from the coding sequence TTGGGCGATCCCTGGTTCATTGATGAGTGGCACATTTTATTACGATTATTACTGGCCATGCTGCTTGGAGGGCTCGTAGGATTAGAGCGGGAACGGTCCAATCATGCCGCCGGTTTGCGTACCCATATTCTGGTATGTCTTGGTTCTGCACTGATTATGATGTTGTCTGTTTATGGCTTTAAAGATTTTGCTAATGAATTAAATGTAAGGATCGATCCAGCGCGTCTGGCTACTGCTGTAATTACTGGTGTCGGATTCCTGGGAGCAGGGACTATTCTCTTCACGGGAAAATCCATTACCGGATTGACTACGGCAGCTTCAATCTGGGTTGTTGCAGCCATTGGGCTCGCGGCAGGTGCGGGATTCTTCTTTGCCTCTATCGTATCCACCGTTCTGGTATTGCTTAACCTCTGGGTATTTAACAAATTAGAGTTAAGGTATCTACGAGGGAACAAACTGCATGTCGTTACACTTCATACCTTGTCAGAACCCGGTTTCCTGGAACAGCTGTCTTCATGTATGGAGCAGGAGAAGATAAAAATTCGTAAAATTACGGTGAATGAACAGGACCTGGCTTATGCAGAGATGATATCGGTTGAACGCAAAATTGAGATTGTGCTGCATGTGCAGGTACCGCATGATTTCAAAACAGTAGGCCTGGTATCCAAGTTAAGACAGTGGGAACACGTTACCAAAGTGTCGATCGAATAA